In one window of Mercurialis annua linkage group LG4, ddMerAnnu1.2, whole genome shotgun sequence DNA:
- the LOC126676258 gene encoding caffeoylshikimate esterase-like isoform X1 — MKDMNAELQKMLDVKMDNVKQRRLARDAFKNIQLQIDHCLMKIPFEGVKIEESYEVNSRGIEIFSKSWLPEKSPPKALVCYCHGYGETCTFVFEGVARKLASSGYGVFAMDYPGFGLSEGLHGYIPSLDNLVNDVAQHYSKIKENPEYHGLRSYLFGQSLGGAVALKVHLSQPYAWDGAVLVAPMCKFADNMIPPWILLQILICIAHLFPKLKIVPHRDFVKMAFRDLKKQKLAEYNVIAYKDTARLWTALECLRTTQELGQRLHEVCLPLLILHGEADVVTDPSVSRALYEKASSSDKKFKLYKDAYHSLLEGEPDDVIFQVLDDIICWLDHHCN; from the exons ATGAAAGATATGAATGCTGAGTTGCAGAAGATGTTGGATGTCAAAATGGACAATGTTAAACAAAGAAGGCTTGCAAGAGATGCATTTAAGAATATTCAGCTACAAATTGATCATTGCTTAATGAAG ATACCCTTTGAAGGAGTGAAGATAGAAGAG TCATATGAAGTCAATTCTAGAGGAAtagaaatattttcaaaaagctGGCTGCCGGAAAAATCACCCCCCAAGGCATTGGTTTGCTACTGCCATGGTTATGGCGAAACATGCACTTTTGTATTTGAAG GAGTGGCAAGAAAGTTAGCATCAAGTGGGTACGGAGTGTTTGCAATGGATTATCCTGGTTTTGGCCTTTCTGAAGGTCTTCATGGCTATATTCCAAGCCTTGATAATCTTGTCAATGATGTTGCTCAACATTACTCCAAAATCAAAG AGAACCCCGAGTACCATGGACTACGAAGCTACCTGTTTGGGCAGTCTTTAGGCGGAGCAGTGGCCCTGAAGGtgcatttaagccaaccatATGCTTGGGACGGTGCCGTTCTTGTTGCACCAATGTGCAAA tttgcaGATAATATGATTCCACCGTGGATACTCCTGCAAATCCTAATCTGCATAGCTCATCTTTTCCCCAAACTCAAAATTGTTCCCCACAGAGATTTTGTTAAGATGGCTTTCAGAGatctcaaaaaacaaaaactg GCAGAATATAATGTAATTGCTTATAAGGACACAGCAAGGTTATGGACAGCTTTAGAGTGTCTGAGAACAACGCAAGAACTAGGCCAGAGATTACACGAG GTTTGTCTGCCATTGTTGATCCTGCATGGAGAAGCTGATGTTGTAACAGACCCGTCGGTGAGTCGGGCTCTGTACGAGAAAGCGAGTAGTTCAGACAAGAAGTTTAAGCTTTACAAAGATGCTTATCATTCTCTTCTTGAAGGCGAACCAGATGATGTGATTTTTCAGGTTCTTGATGATATTATTTGTTGGCTTGATCATCACTGCAACTAA
- the LOC126677626 gene encoding uncharacterized protein LOC126677626 codes for MMSPKQISEDRGGSSHFRNTPLQIVHLLGNFFRIWSVYSMYRYLSQTGASTVLFIFCCLVPSCIIFLILQKPWKGRPLSSQQVVPSIINGAITALYFFLWGKGLKSCGPVRAILAEYSGAVLGVLSATLYGRRSNLWKKVGGLIAMLASFYLLSQGWAMATYSPFSFKETVDDEDHTEVALSITQMIVPILAGILSALRRVISRRVSLKNQLKRRLHAISVTSATCFLFPVAMWDFVIGSTSGSSIELPFSLWAFTSTIIFGVVLIFYVDSIAEERLHMVFSSPRHLMVAGGCIIIMEIVYKMDFSLLGFIICSLLLGFGIYEATSLDRSKKGSLQHSDPSNGILEDQMEMSPLPT; via the exons GAACACTCCTTTACAGATAGTTCATTTATTAGGGAATTTCTTTAGAATATGGTCAGTTTATTCGATGTATCGATATTTGTCTCAAACCGGTGCTTCGACGGTTCTGTTTATCTTCTGTTGTTTGGTTCCCTCGTGTATCATATTTTTGATTCTGCAAAAGCCCTGGAAGGGGAGACCACTCTCTAGTCAACAG gTAGTGCCATCTATTATAAATGGTGCCATCACAGCTTTATACTTCTTTTTGTGGGGCAAGGGTCTCAAGTCTTGTGGACCAGTTAG AGCCATATTGGCGGAGTATTCTGGTGCTGTACTTGGAGTACTATCAGCAACTTTATATGGCCGGAGAAGCAATCTCTGGAAAAAG GTAGGTGGGCTCATTGCAATGTTGGCATCTTTCTACTTGTTATCTCAAGGGTGGGCAATGGCTACATACTCACCATTTT CATTCAAAGAAACTGTTGATGATGAGGATCACACAGAAGTAGCTTTGAGTATAACACAAATGATAGTTCCAATCCTCGCCGGTATTTTATCAGCTTTAAGAAGGGTGATATCGCGGCGTGTATCTCTCAAG aATCAACTTAAAAGGAGGCTTCATGCCATATCTGTCACTTCTGCAACATGTTTTCTGTTTCCTGTGGCCATGTGGGATTTCGTCATT GGATCGACTTCTGGGAGCAGCATAGAGCTACCATTTTCACTTTGGGCATTTACGAGCACTATTATTTTTGGAGTTGTTTTGATATTTTACGTTGACAGTATTGCGGAGGAGAG ATTGCACATGGTTTTCTCTTCTCCAAGGCACTTAATGGTAGCTGGGGGATGCATCATTATTATGGAGATTGTGTACAAAATGGACTTCTCTTTACTGGGATTCATTATTTGCTCCTTACTTTTGGGCTTTG GCATCTATGAGGCAACTTCTTTGGACCGAAGTAAGAAGGGCTCACTTCAGCATTCAGATCCATCAAATGGAATATTGGAAGATCAAATGGAGATGTCCCCACTTCCTACTTGA
- the LOC126676258 gene encoding caffeoylshikimate esterase-like isoform X2: protein MQSYEVNSRGIEIFSKSWLPEKSPPKALVCYCHGYGETCTFVFEGVARKLASSGYGVFAMDYPGFGLSEGLHGYIPSLDNLVNDVAQHYSKIKENPEYHGLRSYLFGQSLGGAVALKVHLSQPYAWDGAVLVAPMCKFADNMIPPWILLQILICIAHLFPKLKIVPHRDFVKMAFRDLKKQKLAEYNVIAYKDTARLWTALECLRTTQELGQRLHEVCLPLLILHGEADVVTDPSVSRALYEKASSSDKKFKLYKDAYHSLLEGEPDDVIFQVLDDIICWLDHHCN, encoded by the exons ATGCAGTCATATGAAGTCAATTCTAGAGGAAtagaaatattttcaaaaagctGGCTGCCGGAAAAATCACCCCCCAAGGCATTGGTTTGCTACTGCCATGGTTATGGCGAAACATGCACTTTTGTATTTGAAG GAGTGGCAAGAAAGTTAGCATCAAGTGGGTACGGAGTGTTTGCAATGGATTATCCTGGTTTTGGCCTTTCTGAAGGTCTTCATGGCTATATTCCAAGCCTTGATAATCTTGTCAATGATGTTGCTCAACATTACTCCAAAATCAAAG AGAACCCCGAGTACCATGGACTACGAAGCTACCTGTTTGGGCAGTCTTTAGGCGGAGCAGTGGCCCTGAAGGtgcatttaagccaaccatATGCTTGGGACGGTGCCGTTCTTGTTGCACCAATGTGCAAA tttgcaGATAATATGATTCCACCGTGGATACTCCTGCAAATCCTAATCTGCATAGCTCATCTTTTCCCCAAACTCAAAATTGTTCCCCACAGAGATTTTGTTAAGATGGCTTTCAGAGatctcaaaaaacaaaaactg GCAGAATATAATGTAATTGCTTATAAGGACACAGCAAGGTTATGGACAGCTTTAGAGTGTCTGAGAACAACGCAAGAACTAGGCCAGAGATTACACGAG GTTTGTCTGCCATTGTTGATCCTGCATGGAGAAGCTGATGTTGTAACAGACCCGTCGGTGAGTCGGGCTCTGTACGAGAAAGCGAGTAGTTCAGACAAGAAGTTTAAGCTTTACAAAGATGCTTATCATTCTCTTCTTGAAGGCGAACCAGATGATGTGATTTTTCAGGTTCTTGATGATATTATTTGTTGGCTTGATCATCACTGCAACTAA
- the LOC126677627 gene encoding protein ABA DEFICIENT 4, chloroplastic — translation MAFSSCFSHSQIHLKIDYPWRIIRSQHPVENGAQKLSFSHKSYSSELFGGRVARVGSDSLKDWSFIGGSRIASKPNLARSVVNQKRSRVYASWFTNYQLASTAFTLGTAAVLPFYTLMVVAPKSELTRKSMESSLPYVVLGLLYAYLLYLSWTPDTIQLMFASKYWLPELPGIAKMFSSEMTLSSAWIHLLAVDLFAARQVFHDGLENEIETRHSVSLCLLFCPIGIVSHFITKALTKNARSARHGM, via the exons ATGGCCTTCTCTTCTTGCTTTTCCCATTCTCAAATTCACCTCAAG attgACTATCCATGGCGGATTATAAGATCCCAGCATCCTGTTGAGAATGGTGCCCAAAAGCTCTCATTTTCTCATAAAAGTTATAGTTCTGAACTTTTCGGTGGACGAGTAGCAAGGGTGGGATCTGATTCTCTTAAGGATTGGAGTTTTATTGGAGGTTCAAGAATTGCAAGTAAACCAAACCTTGCAAGATCCGTTGTCAATCAGAAGCGCTCACGAGTATATGCATCAT GGTTCACAAATTATCAATTGGCAAGCACTGCTTTTACCTTGGGAACTGCAGCTGTTCTCCCATTTTACACCCTCATGGTTGTAGCTCCCAAATCAGAATTG ACAAGAAAATCCATGGAGAGTAGCTTACCTTATGTTGTGCTTGGACTTCTTTATGCATATCTACTTTATCTCTCATGGACACCGGACACGATACAGCTGATGTTTGCCAGTAAATACTGGTTACCGGAG TTGCCCGGTATTGCTAAGATGTTTTCCAGTGAGATGACATTATCCTCTGCATGGATTCACTTGTTAGCTGTCGATCTCTTTGCGGCAAG GCAAGTGTTTCATGATGGATTGGAAAATGAAATCGAGACTCGACATTCGGTTTCTCTCTGCTTGCTCTTTTGCCCCATTGGAATAGTTAGTCATTTCATCACTAAAGCTCTAACAAAAAATGCTCGCAGTGCCAGACATGGCATGTAG